In one window of Tellurirhabdus rosea DNA:
- a CDS encoding PVC-type heme-binding CxxCH protein produces MKNLLLTLLSLLLLVACARQAAQQSEQNRERPRRTEILFLGDRGHHRPAERVPSLMAALGNRGINLTYTDNLADLNPETLSKYDGLLIYANWDSLPPAQEKALLDYVASGKGLIPVHCASFCFRNSEEYVKMVGGQFWRHRMDTIQPVFKQTDHPVMMGVQKFKVYDETYLHSKLQPDNNVLTEREIRADQAKDKPGQSVEPYTWTRSYGKGRVFYTAYGHDERTWDNPGFQKLLENGILWAVGDQVKALHDGLNPQPFAFREANLPNYEKRPGPQQQQLALSPEESMKHIQVPVDFNLDLYASEPNVMHPIAMTWDERGRLYVLITRDYPNERKETGGSDYILLCEDTNKDGKADKFTRWAEGLSIPTGMVAYNGGLIVSQAPHMLYLRDANGDDKADERKVLFTGFGTYDTHAGPSNLHYGFDNWIWGSVGYSGFRGKVGADSVKFGQGFFRFRPDGSQLEFVTATSNNTWGFAFNETGDVFGSTANNSHGWYMAIPNRNFLSATGRPDAAVDNGSRSTDSHKDMKPITGKVRQVDVFGGFTAAAGHNFYTARAFPKPYWNRVAFVCEPTGHIVHQNVMEKRGTNYEDTELVPGSGFNLLAGADEWVSPVFAEVGPDGAVWVADWYSFIIQHNPTPKGAKNGSGNAYETDLRDFTHGRIYRVSYKKAPAYQPLSLSKDRPQELVAALKNNNMFWRQTAQRLLVERGQKDVVPQLVELVKDKSVDEIGINPAAIHALWTLQGLGVELSPEVVTAGLTHPCAGVRKTTVQVMPRTAASVEPLLSQKMLEDKEPVVVLNSLLALTEMPLTPASEKALLARFENAKEVDDRWMPDAFAVVLNSHGGKLRRSYLAQVAQKGSSEQMAGTNGHHDHAAMSAGTNSKATEATASFSGDKPDLAITGIRMEPAKPALRENVRLVVDIQNRGGAALPAGTVVPMNMRIQGEGRLVNLTSVQFTKGLASGEKGSIEQGNNGPWVGPLSFGSDQPGTFTISAVLDRENGIAESNENNNSFTTKLVYEMPKNLTAYALERAIRSYVAVQPVDSAVAMLRLAGKLAPEYGKALTKGVLDGWNPRRRATVAEADKAFVASLTQSLPDDSRERMSRLLPAWGVQSLEKEDPNVQVIRIKAVREAMQFDKKEFSVTAGKPVEIILENPDAMQHNLVIGQPGTTNVIGAAADKMITAKDGAEKNYVPAIPQVVAASPLVNPDQTYRLKFIAPAKPGDYPFVCTFPGHWRLMNGVMKVVAETKGTAAR; encoded by the coding sequence ATGAAAAATTTACTCTTAACCCTGCTCTCTCTGCTTCTGTTGGTTGCCTGCGCTCGTCAGGCGGCACAGCAGTCAGAACAGAACCGCGAAAGGCCCCGCCGAACCGAGATCCTGTTTCTCGGTGACCGGGGCCACCACCGGCCCGCCGAACGCGTCCCGTCCCTGATGGCGGCGCTTGGCAACCGGGGTATCAATTTGACGTACACCGACAATCTGGCCGATCTGAACCCCGAGACCCTGTCCAAATACGACGGGCTGCTGATCTACGCCAACTGGGATAGCCTGCCGCCCGCGCAGGAAAAGGCGCTGCTGGATTACGTCGCCTCGGGCAAAGGTCTCATTCCGGTACACTGTGCCTCTTTCTGTTTCCGGAATTCGGAGGAATACGTGAAAATGGTCGGCGGACAGTTCTGGCGGCACCGCATGGATACCATCCAGCCGGTCTTCAAACAGACGGATCATCCGGTCATGATGGGCGTGCAGAAGTTCAAGGTGTACGACGAAACGTACCTGCACAGCAAACTTCAGCCCGACAACAACGTCCTGACCGAACGCGAAATCCGGGCCGACCAGGCTAAAGACAAGCCCGGTCAGTCGGTGGAACCCTACACCTGGACGCGTTCCTACGGCAAAGGCCGCGTTTTCTACACGGCTTACGGGCATGACGAGCGGACCTGGGACAATCCCGGTTTCCAGAAATTGCTCGAAAATGGCATTCTGTGGGCGGTCGGCGACCAGGTGAAAGCCCTGCACGACGGGCTGAACCCGCAGCCGTTTGCCTTCCGCGAAGCGAACCTGCCGAACTACGAAAAGCGCCCGGGACCGCAGCAGCAACAGCTGGCCCTGTCGCCCGAAGAGTCCATGAAGCACATCCAGGTGCCGGTCGATTTCAACCTTGACCTGTACGCCAGCGAACCGAACGTGATGCACCCCATCGCCATGACCTGGGACGAGCGCGGACGGCTTTATGTGCTGATTACCAGAGATTACCCTAACGAACGCAAGGAAACCGGCGGCAGCGACTACATCCTGCTTTGCGAAGACACCAACAAAGACGGTAAGGCCGACAAGTTTACCCGCTGGGCGGAGGGCCTGAGCATCCCGACCGGCATGGTGGCTTACAACGGCGGACTGATCGTCTCGCAGGCGCCGCACATGCTGTACCTCCGTGATGCGAACGGGGACGATAAGGCGGACGAGCGGAAAGTGCTCTTCACCGGCTTCGGTACGTACGACACCCATGCCGGGCCGAGCAATCTGCATTACGGCTTCGACAACTGGATCTGGGGCAGCGTGGGCTATTCCGGCTTCCGGGGCAAAGTGGGTGCCGACTCGGTGAAGTTCGGACAGGGTTTCTTCCGGTTCCGGCCCGACGGCTCGCAGCTTGAGTTTGTGACGGCGACTTCGAACAACACCTGGGGTTTTGCTTTTAACGAAACCGGCGACGTTTTCGGCTCCACGGCCAACAACTCCCACGGCTGGTACATGGCGATTCCGAACCGGAACTTCCTGTCGGCGACCGGCCGGCCCGATGCGGCGGTGGACAACGGCAGCCGGAGCACCGACTCCCACAAGGACATGAAGCCCATCACGGGCAAGGTGCGGCAGGTAGACGTGTTCGGCGGCTTCACGGCGGCGGCGGGCCACAATTTCTACACGGCGCGGGCTTTCCCCAAACCGTACTGGAACCGCGTGGCTTTCGTCTGCGAACCGACGGGCCATATCGTGCACCAGAACGTGATGGAAAAACGGGGCACAAACTACGAAGATACCGAACTGGTGCCGGGCTCAGGGTTCAACCTGCTGGCGGGCGCCGACGAATGGGTGTCGCCCGTATTTGCCGAAGTGGGACCCGACGGGGCCGTCTGGGTCGCCGACTGGTACAGCTTCATCATCCAGCATAACCCGACGCCGAAAGGGGCCAAAAACGGCTCCGGCAACGCCTACGAAACGGATTTGCGGGATTTTACCCACGGCCGGATTTACCGGGTTTCGTACAAAAAAGCCCCGGCTTACCAGCCACTGAGCCTGAGCAAGGACCGCCCGCAGGAACTCGTGGCGGCCCTGAAAAACAACAATATGTTCTGGCGGCAAACGGCCCAGCGCCTGCTGGTCGAGCGGGGTCAGAAAGACGTGGTGCCGCAACTTGTGGAACTGGTCAAAGACAAATCCGTCGATGAAATCGGCATCAATCCGGCGGCGATCCACGCCCTCTGGACCCTGCAGGGTCTGGGCGTCGAACTAAGCCCGGAAGTGGTGACCGCCGGTCTGACGCACCCCTGCGCCGGTGTCCGGAAGACTACCGTTCAGGTGATGCCGCGCACGGCCGCATCCGTCGAGCCCCTGTTGTCGCAGAAAATGCTGGAAGACAAGGAGCCGGTGGTGGTGCTCAACAGCCTGCTGGCCCTAACCGAAATGCCGCTGACTCCGGCTTCCGAAAAGGCCCTGCTGGCCCGTTTCGAGAACGCCAAGGAAGTAGACGACCGCTGGATGCCCGACGCCTTCGCTGTGGTGCTGAACAGCCACGGCGGTAAACTGCGGCGCTCTTATCTGGCTCAGGTAGCGCAGAAAGGCTCGTCGGAGCAGATGGCCGGCACCAACGGCCACCACGACCATGCGGCCATGTCGGCGGGAACCAACAGCAAAGCGACCGAGGCGACCGCTTCTTTCAGCGGTGACAAACCGGACCTGGCCATCACAGGTATCCGGATGGAACCGGCCAAACCGGCGTTGCGCGAAAACGTCCGGCTGGTCGTGGACATCCAGAACCGGGGCGGGGCAGCCCTACCCGCGGGAACCGTGGTGCCGATGAACATGCGGATTCAGGGCGAAGGCCGTCTGGTGAACCTGACGAGTGTGCAGTTTACCAAAGGACTCGCTTCGGGCGAAAAAGGCTCCATCGAGCAGGGCAACAACGGCCCCTGGGTCGGCCCACTGTCCTTCGGCTCTGACCAGCCCGGCACGTTCACCATTTCGGCGGTTCTGGACCGCGAAAACGGCATTGCCGAGTCCAACGAAAACAACAATTCGTTTACGACGAAACTGGTCTACGAGATGCCGAAGAACCTGACGGCCTATGCGCTGGAGCGGGCCATCCGTTCGTACGTAGCCGTTCAGCCGGTAGACTCCGCCGTGGCGATGCTCCGGCTGGCCGGGAAGCTTGCTCCGGAATACGGCAAAGCCCTGACCAAAGGCGTGCTCGACGGCTGGAATCCGCGCCGGAGGGCTACCGTTGCCGAGGCCGACAAGGCGTTCGTCGCCAGCCTGACCCAGTCGCTGCCGGACGACAGCCGCGAACGGATGAGCCGTCTGCTGCCCGCCTGGGGCGTTCAGTCGCTGGAAAAGGAAGACCCGAACGTGCAGGTGATTCGCATCAAAGCGGTCCGGGAGGCGATGCAGTTCGACAAGAAGGAGTTTTCGGTAACGGCCGGGAAGCCGGTGGAAATCATCCTCGAAAACCCGGATGCCATGCAGCATAACCTCGTGATCGGGCAGCCGGGTACGACAAACGTCATCGGGGCGGCGGCCGACAAGATGATCACGGCGAAAGACGGAGCCGAGAAGAATTATGTTCCGGCCATTCCGCAGGTGGTAGCGGCTTCCCCGCTGGTCAACCCCGACCAGACGTACCGCCTGAAGTTTATAGCCCCGGCCAAACCCGGCGATTACCCCTTCGTTTGTACCTTTCCCGGCCACTGGCGGCTGATGAACGGCGTAATGAAGGTCGTTGCCGAAACGAAAGGAACGGCGGCGAGGTAA
- a CDS encoding Gfo/Idh/MocA family protein, with protein sequence MKTINIAIVGLGFGAEFIPIYQRHPNANMYAICQRNEESLNKIGDLFGIEKRYSNYDELLADPNIDAVHINSPIPNHAEQSLKALRAGKHVACTVPMATTVEECAEIVRTVQETGKKYMMMETVVYSREFLFVKELYENGELGKVQFLKASHQQDMDGWPDYWPGLPPMHYATHCVGPVAGLLRLEAEYVSCFGSGTIRPDLAAIHNSPFAVESAHIKFRDSDLSAHVYRSLFDVARQYRESFEVYGDKKSFEWQLMEHDRPVIHTAKKPEPEIPEQVTVPDYARLLPEPIQRFTTKGVYDADESQHLSFTQGGGHGGSHPHMVHEFLSALVNDRDPFPNAAQSANWTSVGILAHESAMQGGKLIKIPDFKNVLSPDYAG encoded by the coding sequence ATGAAAACCATCAACATTGCCATCGTCGGCCTCGGCTTCGGGGCGGAATTCATCCCCATCTATCAGCGTCACCCGAACGCCAACATGTACGCCATCTGCCAGCGTAATGAGGAAAGCCTGAACAAGATCGGAGATCTGTTTGGCATTGAAAAGCGGTACAGTAACTACGATGAACTGCTGGCCGACCCGAACATCGACGCGGTACACATCAACTCACCCATTCCCAACCATGCCGAGCAGAGCCTGAAGGCGCTGCGGGCCGGAAAACACGTAGCCTGCACCGTTCCGATGGCCACAACGGTCGAGGAATGCGCCGAGATCGTCCGGACCGTTCAGGAAACCGGGAAGAAATACATGATGATGGAAACGGTGGTCTACAGCCGGGAGTTTCTCTTCGTCAAGGAGTTATACGAAAACGGCGAGCTGGGCAAGGTCCAGTTCCTGAAAGCCTCTCACCAGCAGGACATGGACGGCTGGCCGGACTACTGGCCGGGGCTGCCGCCGATGCACTACGCCACGCACTGCGTAGGACCCGTCGCCGGGCTGCTGCGCCTCGAAGCCGAGTACGTGTCGTGCTTTGGCTCCGGCACCATCCGGCCCGACCTGGCGGCCATCCACAACTCGCCCTTTGCGGTTGAATCGGCCCACATCAAATTCCGGGACAGCGATCTGTCGGCCCACGTCTACCGCTCGCTGTTCGACGTCGCCCGCCAGTACCGCGAAAGCTTTGAAGTGTACGGCGATAAAAAGTCCTTCGAATGGCAGCTGATGGAGCACGACCGGCCGGTGATCCATACCGCCAAGAAGCCCGAACCGGAAATTCCGGAGCAGGTGACCGTCCCGGACTACGCCCGGCTGCTGCCCGAACCGATTCAGCGGTTCACGACCAAAGGCGTTTACGACGCCGACGAAAGCCAGCACCTGTCGTTTACGCAGGGCGGAGGACATGGCGGCTCACACCCGCACATGGTGCATGAGTTCCTGTCGGCGCTGGTGAACGACCGCGACCCGTTCCCGAATGCCGCACAGTCCGCCAACTGGACCAGCGTCGGCATTCTGGCGCATGAGTCGGCGATGCAGGGCGGCAAACTGATCAAAATTCCGGATTTCAAAAATGTACTTAGCCCCGATTACGCGGGGTAA
- a CDS encoding TIGR03643 family protein, giving the protein MNSKQSERKLTDSDVDRIIEMAWEDRTPFDAIEAQFGLTEAEVIALMRRELKPASWRRWRERVQGRATKHRTLSAVDDARFRSSRQRAVSHNRVAKR; this is encoded by the coding sequence ATGAACTCGAAACAATCCGAACGCAAACTGACCGACTCCGACGTTGACCGCATCATCGAAATGGCCTGGGAAGACCGCACGCCGTTCGACGCCATTGAAGCCCAGTTTGGGTTGACGGAGGCGGAAGTAATCGCCCTGATGCGTCGGGAGCTGAAACCGGCTTCGTGGCGACGCTGGCGGGAGCGGGTGCAGGGCCGGGCCACGAAACACCGGACGCTTTCGGCCGTCGATGATGCCCGCTTTAGGTCCAGTCGGCAGCGGGCCGTGTCGCACAACCGGGTCGCCAAGCGGTGA
- a CDS encoding DUF3592 domain-containing protein yields the protein MAHLPAKEELCQNKRPTILYHERMGITLLTLGLLLLALGYYLHRRGQHWMATAQTATGQIMELQEKESTDSEGDITVLHYPVVRFQYGNQWVEFRNALNVNPARFPVGTTTTVWYNPQRPEDARVDARSGNLVGPLTCAVMGLLLIGLSTIDLFSL from the coding sequence ATGGCGCACCTGCCCGCAAAAGAAGAGCTTTGTCAGAACAAAAGACCAACTATTCTCTATCACGAACGCATGGGCATTACCTTACTCACGCTCGGTCTACTGCTGCTGGCGCTGGGCTATTACCTCCACCGCCGGGGGCAGCATTGGATGGCCACCGCCCAAACAGCCACCGGCCAGATTATGGAACTTCAGGAAAAAGAATCAACCGATAGTGAAGGCGATATCACCGTACTGCACTACCCGGTAGTCCGGTTTCAGTATGGAAACCAATGGGTTGAATTCCGAAACGCCCTCAACGTCAATCCTGCCCGGTTTCCGGTTGGCACTACGACCACCGTCTGGTACAATCCGCAACGCCCGGAAGATGCCCGTGTCGATGCCAGGAGCGGGAACCTCGTCGGGCCGCTGACGTGCGCCGTAATGGGCTTGCTGCTGATTGGTTTGAGCACCATCGACCTGTTTTCGTTATGA
- a CDS encoding response regulator: MAIPIALVDDNSSLLRSIGTNLRAFSEVELLFTATDGASAVSLARQHRPQVILMDIEMPIMDGIAATAAVRTELPGCKVIMLTVFDRDDKLFEAIKAGASGYLLKDERPYRLVQAIEEVLDGGAPMSPGIALKTLELLRRQRIEDGPGPRRLETCLPLKAYDLTNREEEILELLVEGLSPAQIGDRLFISPATVRKHIENCYQKLHVHSRLEAIRLAERNRFFG; this comes from the coding sequence ATGGCCATTCCGATTGCCCTAGTTGATGACAATTCCTCGCTGCTTCGCTCCATTGGTACAAACCTGCGGGCGTTTTCGGAAGTAGAACTTCTGTTTACGGCCACAGACGGTGCGTCGGCGGTGAGCCTCGCGCGGCAGCATCGGCCGCAGGTGATTCTGATGGACATCGAAATGCCAATTATGGACGGAATTGCCGCCACGGCAGCTGTCCGGACCGAGCTACCGGGCTGCAAGGTTATTATGCTCACCGTATTTGACCGGGATGACAAACTGTTTGAGGCCATCAAAGCCGGAGCGTCGGGGTATTTGCTGAAGGATGAGCGCCCGTACCGGCTTGTGCAGGCGATTGAAGAGGTGCTCGATGGCGGTGCCCCGATGTCGCCGGGAATTGCTCTGAAAACGCTGGAACTCCTCCGCCGCCAGAGGATTGAGGACGGGCCGGGTCCCCGAAGGCTGGAAACCTGCCTGCCGCTGAAAGCCTACGACCTCACCAATCGGGAAGAGGAAATTCTGGAACTGCTGGTAGAGGGTCTCAGTCCAGCGCAGATTGGCGACCGGCTGTTTATCAGCCCCGCTACCGTTCGGAAACATATCGAGAATTGCTACCAGAAACTACACGTCCACAGCCGCCTGGAAGCCATCCGGCTGGCCGAACGAAACCGTTTTTTTGGTTGA
- a CDS encoding 7TM-DISM domain-containing protein produces the protein MPFFLIPLFLLAAVLSAAGRSGPARSLPGNGQFEAQGRVYFLPDSSHRLSLADVRQTSGRFRPVRTPIVQLGSSRFPYWLRFVVANPTSHRVSLMLEIDNPFIDSLRFFGTSSGQATSLGWSVLPLHRPFFHRNPLQRMDLEPHETRTVYVRALALGQPLIVPIRLWTLHDFWVHDHREQVFWGWIIGMFGWIVCLSGGLWLILRERVYALYGFYGLTTLLFLTAREGLWLEWLDWTDYGLLSARNLRHACNYVTVVATLLFIRQYVLLPVWNRASVRRVFWFALGAALYDLGLLLTGRWFEDVYLRHLTWAAPMFSFCYLVSVVSAYGLVLWTAFDPGQRPRPPFWSDPARTYLLSVAPLFLHSVLGILRNYALVPDHLLLRSEGTALSLVTELVILSIGLGFRYKRLADDRQRLTEETYRQQQRAAQAQLQLQQQALEALEAQLRLKQEKERIARDLHDHVGSQLSLIATSLDHLVHDSTDPKLEKRVTPVSDYARDAIQSLRDTIWAIHQETVPLSELKIKFQQYLNRLRDVAEGCELTLRVDGPFRTPLSAIQALNLFRILQEATHNALKHARAGRIVVTCQLHPETGQLTLDVVDNGCGFVPDNLPAGRPHYGLLNMEHRARELGGQATIQSIPGQGSQVRVTIPVPETKAAQNTATTV, from the coding sequence ATGCCTTTTTTTCTTATTCCGTTGTTCCTGCTGGCAGCGGTTCTGTCCGCCGCCGGGCGTTCCGGCCCCGCCCGTTCGCTGCCGGGCAACGGCCAGTTTGAGGCGCAGGGACGGGTCTATTTCCTGCCGGATTCTTCGCATCGGCTAAGTCTGGCAGATGTCCGGCAGACTTCTGGGCGGTTTCGGCCGGTCCGGACCCCGATTGTGCAGTTGGGCAGCAGCCGTTTTCCGTACTGGCTGCGTTTTGTGGTCGCCAATCCGACCTCGCACCGCGTTTCCCTGATGCTGGAAATCGACAATCCGTTCATTGATTCCCTGCGGTTCTTCGGCACTTCGTCCGGTCAGGCTACCTCTCTTGGCTGGTCGGTGCTGCCCCTCCACCGGCCATTTTTTCACCGAAACCCGCTCCAGCGCATGGACCTCGAACCGCACGAAACCCGAACGGTCTACGTGCGGGCGCTGGCACTCGGTCAGCCGCTAATCGTTCCGATTCGGCTCTGGACACTGCACGACTTCTGGGTTCACGATCACCGTGAGCAGGTGTTCTGGGGCTGGATTATCGGCATGTTTGGCTGGATTGTGTGCCTCAGTGGTGGCCTTTGGCTGATCCTCCGCGAACGGGTTTATGCGCTGTATGGGTTCTACGGCCTGACTACGCTGCTTTTTCTGACGGCCCGCGAAGGTCTTTGGCTGGAATGGCTGGACTGGACCGATTATGGCCTGCTTTCGGCCCGCAACCTGCGGCACGCCTGCAATTACGTCACGGTGGTGGCCACACTCCTGTTTATCCGACAGTATGTGCTACTGCCCGTCTGGAACCGGGCGAGCGTCCGGCGGGTCTTCTGGTTTGCTTTGGGGGCCGCTCTTTACGACTTGGGGCTACTGCTGACGGGCCGCTGGTTCGAAGACGTTTATCTCCGGCACCTGACCTGGGCCGCGCCCATGTTCAGCTTCTGCTACCTCGTTTCGGTGGTTTCGGCCTACGGCCTGGTGCTCTGGACTGCCTTTGACCCCGGCCAACGCCCCCGCCCACCTTTCTGGTCCGACCCTGCCCGAACCTACCTGCTCAGTGTGGCCCCGCTCTTCCTGCACAGCGTTCTGGGCATTCTGCGCAACTACGCACTTGTCCCGGACCACCTGTTGCTCCGCTCGGAAGGCACCGCCCTCTCGCTGGTTACCGAACTGGTCATTCTCAGCATCGGACTGGGGTTTCGGTACAAACGCCTTGCCGACGACCGACAGCGGCTGACCGAAGAAACCTACCGGCAGCAGCAGCGGGCCGCTCAGGCACAACTTCAGTTGCAGCAACAGGCGCTCGAGGCCCTGGAGGCACAACTCCGCCTCAAACAGGAAAAGGAACGCATCGCCCGCGACCTCCACGACCATGTAGGCTCCCAACTATCGTTGATCGCCACTTCGCTGGATCACCTGGTACACGACTCGACCGATCCCAAACTCGAAAAGCGGGTCACGCCCGTCAGCGACTACGCCCGTGACGCTATCCAGAGCCTGCGCGATACGATCTGGGCCATCCATCAGGAAACCGTGCCGCTGTCCGAATTGAAAATTAAGTTTCAGCAGTATCTGAACCGGTTACGCGATGTGGCCGAAGGCTGCGAACTGACACTCCGGGTTGATGGCCCTTTCCGGACTCCCCTTTCAGCGATTCAGGCGCTCAACCTGTTTCGCATTTTGCAGGAGGCGACTCATAATGCCTTAAAACACGCCCGGGCCGGCCGGATTGTGGTTACCTGTCAGCTGCATCCGGAAACCGGCCAATTGACACTTGATGTGGTGGATAATGGATGCGGCTTTGTTCCGGATAATCTCCCCGCCGGTCGGCCCCATTACGGCCTGCTGAACATGGAACACCGCGCCCGGGAGCTAGGCGGCCAGGCTACCATTCAATCGATACCCGGGCAAGGCAGCCAAGTGCGCGTAACGATTCCTGTTCCTGAAACCAAAGCTGCCCAGAATACGGCAACCACCGTATAG
- a CDS encoding AraC family transcriptional regulator codes for MKQALRKELETFSGSFIIRKLTEPHFDPNWHFHPHFQLFLVVRGTGTRFIGDSIRPFSEGELVLLGPDIPHLWRSDPPYFEPHSHLFTEGIVLYFTDDFLGNVFLQKPEMSALRQLLEHSRRGMEWLGRTRDWATGELKKLLSLPPTFERVLALLSLLHRLSLSSDYRFISSQGYTNTHKPSETNRMQAVHDYVLARYTSTIHLEEVAALVGMSPSAFCRYFKARANKTFSEFVGEVRVGQACRLLQEDNLNITQISYECGFRTLSNFNRQFREITGQTPSEYKRRYRDV; via the coding sequence ATGAAGCAGGCATTACGCAAGGAACTGGAGACGTTTTCCGGTTCTTTCATCATCCGCAAGCTCACCGAGCCGCATTTCGACCCGAACTGGCACTTTCACCCGCACTTCCAGTTGTTTCTGGTCGTGCGCGGAACCGGCACGCGCTTCATTGGAGACTCCATTCGTCCTTTTTCGGAGGGGGAACTGGTGCTGCTGGGGCCCGACATTCCGCACCTGTGGCGCAGCGACCCGCCTTATTTCGAGCCTCACAGCCACCTGTTTACGGAGGGAATTGTGCTGTATTTTACCGACGATTTTCTGGGAAACGTGTTCCTCCAGAAGCCGGAAATGAGCGCCCTTCGGCAGTTGCTGGAGCATTCGCGCCGCGGCATGGAATGGCTGGGCCGGACGCGGGACTGGGCGACGGGCGAACTGAAGAAGCTGCTCTCGCTACCGCCCACCTTTGAACGGGTGCTGGCGCTTCTTTCGCTGCTGCACCGGCTTTCGCTTTCGTCGGACTACCGGTTCATCAGCAGCCAGGGCTACACCAACACGCATAAACCGTCGGAAACAAACCGGATGCAGGCGGTACACGATTACGTGCTGGCCCGGTACACCTCGACGATTCACCTGGAGGAAGTGGCGGCGCTCGTCGGGATGAGTCCTTCCGCGTTTTGCCGGTACTTCAAAGCCCGCGCCAACAAAACGTTTTCGGAGTTTGTGGGAGAAGTCCGGGTGGGACAGGCCTGCCGGTTGCTGCAGGAAGACAACCTCAACATCACCCAGATCAGTTACGAATGCGGCTTCCGGACCCTGTCCAATTTCAACCGCCAATTTCGCGAAATCACCGGACAAACGCCTTCGGAATACAAACGGCGATACCGGGATGTTTGA
- a CDS encoding sugar phosphate isomerase/epimerase family protein yields MNKLGVNLFLWTTTMDEELSETFAFLKNTGYDFVEVPVMDTDLAKWQRIGKQLDAVGLDRVACVICGPEFSLISAEASVRQAAVERLKRIIDSAKALGASMLTGPFHSGFKTFTGKPATEQEWNCSVEGMRQVADYAARQGIVLGLEYLNRFENYFLTSADELIRYVEAVDHPACRLMYDTFHAHIEEKNQPEAIRRCAPYLVHVQISENDRSTPGSGQVDFTAIFNALQEINYQGPICVEAFGLTPPDLAAAAHIVRRMFESPEQLVGDAYELFSMHAKKFSLSE; encoded by the coding sequence ATGAATAAGCTGGGGGTAAACCTGTTTTTGTGGACAACAACGATGGACGAAGAGCTGTCGGAGACGTTCGCTTTTCTAAAAAATACGGGCTATGACTTTGTGGAGGTGCCCGTGATGGACACCGACCTGGCAAAGTGGCAGCGGATCGGGAAGCAACTCGATGCGGTCGGACTCGACCGGGTCGCCTGTGTGATCTGCGGACCGGAGTTCAGCCTCATCAGTGCGGAGGCGAGTGTCCGGCAGGCGGCCGTCGAGCGGCTGAAGCGGATCATCGACAGCGCCAAGGCCCTCGGCGCGTCCATGCTCACCGGCCCTTTTCATTCGGGCTTCAAAACGTTTACGGGCAAACCGGCAACTGAACAGGAGTGGAACTGCTCGGTGGAAGGCATGCGGCAGGTGGCCGACTATGCGGCCCGGCAGGGCATCGTGCTGGGGCTGGAGTACCTCAACCGGTTTGAAAACTACTTCCTCACCAGCGCCGATGAACTGATCCGGTACGTGGAGGCCGTTGACCATCCGGCCTGCCGCCTGATGTACGACACCTTCCACGCGCACATCGAGGAAAAAAACCAGCCCGAAGCCATTCGCCGCTGCGCCCCGTATCTGGTCCATGTGCAGATTTCGGAAAACGACCGCTCGACCCCCGGTTCCGGGCAGGTGGACTTCACGGCCATTTTCAACGCCCTCCAGGAAATCAATTACCAGGGCCCTATCTGCGTGGAAGCCTTTGGCCTGACCCCGCCCGATCTGGCCGCCGCCGCCCACATCGTCCGCCGGATGTTCGAGTCGCCGGAGCAGCTGGTGGGGGATGCCTATGAACTCTTTTCCATGCACGCCAAAAAATTTTCATTGAGTGAATGA